In a single window of the Novosphingobium sp. IK01 genome:
- a CDS encoding response regulator transcription factor, whose translation MSVLVVEDDVAIGRAVVQGLTGKGFPTRWLRQGEGVLDLLGREAVATVVLDIGLPDADGFALCRQIRAAGHDMPILMLTARGGLDDRLDGFDAGADDYLAKPFAFAELAARVAVLVRRSAQRQPAPVVWEGLEIDAVTGAACWQGEPLALEPRSQALLLHLARERGGTATRQDLFDAVWGVEAEITDNALDVAISTLRKRLAGTGIAVTTVRGQGFRLDIIP comes from the coding sequence ATGAGTGTTCTGGTGGTCGAGGACGACGTGGCGATCGGCCGCGCGGTCGTACAGGGGCTGACGGGCAAGGGCTTTCCCACGCGCTGGTTGCGGCAGGGGGAAGGGGTGCTCGACCTGCTCGGGCGCGAGGCGGTGGCGACCGTGGTGCTCGACATTGGCCTGCCCGATGCCGATGGCTTTGCCCTGTGCCGCCAGATCCGCGCTGCCGGGCACGACATGCCGATCCTGATGCTGACCGCGCGCGGCGGGCTTGATGACCGGCTCGACGGGTTCGACGCCGGAGCCGACGATTATCTGGCCAAGCCATTCGCCTTTGCCGAGCTGGCCGCGCGGGTGGCCGTGCTGGTGCGCCGGTCCGCCCAGCGCCAGCCCGCGCCCGTCGTCTGGGAGGGGCTGGAGATCGATGCCGTCACCGGGGCCGCGTGCTGGCAGGGCGAGCCGCTCGCGCTCGAACCGCGCAGCCAGGCCCTGCTGCTCCATCTGGCGCGGGAACGCGGGGGCACGGCGACCCGTCAGGATCTGTTCGATGCGGTCTGGGGTGTCGAGGCCGAGATCACCGACAATGCCCTCGATGTCGCCATCAGCACGCTGCGCAAGCGGCTGGCCGGGACGGGCATTGCCGTAACGACCGTGCGCGGGCAGGGCTTTCGGCTGGATATCATACCTTAG